Proteins encoded within one genomic window of Columba livia isolate bColLiv1 breed racing homer chromosome 1, bColLiv1.pat.W.v2, whole genome shotgun sequence:
- the LOC102093539 gene encoding histone H2B 7, which yields MPEPAKSAPAPKKGSKKAVTKTQKKGDKKRKRARKESYSIYVYKVLKQVHPDTGISSKAMGIMNSFVNDIFERIAGEASRLAHYNKRSTITSREIQTAVRLLLPGELAKHAVSEGTKAVTKYTSSK from the coding sequence ATGCCTGAGCCGGCAAAGTCTGCTCCAGCCCCCAAGAAGGGCTCCAAGAAGGCTGTCACCAAGACACAGAAGAAGGGCGACAAGAAGCGCAAGAGAGCGCGGAAGGAGAGCTACTCCATCTACGTGTACAAGGTGCTGAAGCAAGTACACCCCGACACGGGCATCTCGTCCAAGGCCATGGGCATCATGAACTCGTTCGTCAACGACATCTTCGAGCGCATCGCCGGCGAGGCCTCGCGCCTGGCGCACTACAACAAGCGCTCCACCATCACGTCGCGGGAGATCCAGACGGCCgtgcggctgctgctgcccggcgAGCTGGCCAAGCACGCCGTGTCCGAGGGCACCAAGGCTGTCACCAAGTACACCAGCTCCAAGTAA
- the LOC102093716 gene encoding histone H4 produces the protein MSGRGKGGKGLGKGGAKRHRKVLRDNIQGITKPAIRRLARRGGVKRISGLIYEETRGVLKVFLENVIRDAVTYTEHAKRKTVTAMDVVYALKRQGRTLYGFGG, from the coding sequence ATGTCTGGCAGAGGCAAGGGCGGGAAGGGGCTCGGCAAAGGCGGCGCCAAGCGCCACCGCAAAGTGCTGCGCGACAACATCCAGGGCATCACCAAGCCGGCCATCCGCCGCCTGGCTCGGCGCGGCGGCGTCAAGCGCATCTCGGGGCTCATCTACGAGGAGACTCGCGGAGTGCTGAAGGTGTTCCTGGAGAACGTGATCCGCGACGCTGTCACCTACACCGAGCACGCCAAGAGGAAGACCGTGACAGCCATGGACGTGGTCTACGCCCTCAAGCGCCAGGGCCGCACTCTCTATGGCTTCGGCGGTTAA